A window of Tatumella citrea genomic DNA:
GGTGGCGTAATACATAACCAGACATGAACATTTCCGGGGTGATAAGCAACTCTGCCTGTTGCGCTTTGGCCTGTTGCAGAGCACGGCTCAGCCTGACCAGATTGGCGTCATAATCGCAGTAACTGCTTTGTGCCTGCCAGATTGCAATTTTCATAACGGTCCTCTTTTACTTCCGTTAACCATTAACAGAGCAATAACTGTGCCAGTCATCTGACAGGATGATTTATAAGTATTTCTTTAGGTTTTTATGATGAGACGGGCGATCAAAATGGTTCACAGCACAACAGACGGTGCAGGAATTGCACGCTATTAGTGCATAATCAGGGGGTGAGAGCAGAATAGAGTGATAAGTGTACAGGAAGTGAGCTATTCCAGTGATTGTCACGGGAAATTATAGTGATAACCACAGATAATCCTGCGCCGCTGTGTGGCGACAGCAGGGAACTATCAGTTATTCCACAGTTTACGACTGGCAATATCCGCACCAGCACGCAGGGCGCGAAATTTCTCACGAACCACGGTTGGATGTACTTCAGGTTTATAGGTGGCCTGGGACGAGAATCCGCAATCGGCGCCCGCCAGCACGTTTTCCTTTGCCGACACGTTCAGCGAGTTGTCCGCCTGATAGCAGAGTTAGGCGGCGTTGTGTCAGGCAGCAATGCTGCCTTCCGGTCAGCCTGCCAGCGGCCGGTCAATTGATTAGCAAATGTGTTCAGATTAAAAAAATTACTAAAAAACATTTTTTTTCGTTACGAATAAATTGGCTCTGAATTATTATCCTGTCGATTTCTTAACATTTCAGAAGGCGAAGTACTGCCAGGTAAGGTTAAAAATCAGCCAGTTCGGGACTGTGTGTTGTACAACTCTGATATCACGAAAAGCAGTCTTACCGGACTTTCATCATAAAAATATCTGCAATCTGGTTAGTTTCGCTAATGAGTTGGCTGACCGGAGTGCGATGTGTAGCAATGCCGGCAACTGCTAAAAGCAGCAAATTACCGGATCAGCACGACCAATAAACCGTTGCTGTTTTTAACTTTTATCCCTGATTCAGGGATTTTCTGACATGGAAAGGCTCTATGAAATTTAAACTGGCGTTACTGGTGGTCGCAGTCGCGGCCCTCTCTGGCTGTAAAAAAAATGATATCGACTGTGGTTCAGCCGATATTCAGCAAAATCTGGCACAGCGCATTCTGAATGTTATTGCCGAAAAAACCGGTGCTTTGGGTAATGATCCGGATGCTCTGAGCCACGCTAAAGTGGTACTGGATGGGTTTACTCAGGATGAAGACCAGTCCACCAAAGAAATTTCCCAATGTAAGGTCAATGCCACGCTGACTGATGAGCGCAACTCAGGCGTTGCTCTGAAAGGCCAGGTCAGCTATGCGCTGAGTAAAGACAGCGCCGGGCATATCGTGGTGGATAACCGCTCAGTTTATGCCGGTACCCGCCAGGAAGCGTTTAAAGTCGTGAAGATTGATGAAACGCCGGAACAGAAAGCATGGCGTGAGAAGCAGGAACAGGCAGCAGCAGAACAAGCCAAAGCCGAAGCCGAAGCTAAAGCCCGCCAGGCAGCACAGGATGCAGCGCTGGAGAAAGAGATCACTGCTGCTCAGAGTGCACCGGACAGTGATTTTAAACCAGTGAACCAGCAACAACTGATGCTGTTATTCCTGGAGAATTCTGGCCGTCAGGTGAGCGATGACGAGAAACTCGGCCTGCTGAGTGCTGCCTGGAATTCAGAGAAAGATCCGTTTAAGAAGAATGATATGAAAGCGGCGGAGCTGGCGCGGATCAATCAGGAACTGGATGCGTGGAAGGGCGTGAAGCTGATTCAGATCAGTAAAATGAACTACCGGATGAATGGTAAAAAAGATGCTGCTTCTAAGCAAATAATTACAGATGCTTATCTGGGAATCCGCAAGCCGGGTGACTATGACTTCACTAAAAAATCTTTCCCGATCACCATGACGGGTTGTAACGATAGCCTGAAATATGGCCCACAGACGCTATATAGCAGCCGGCAGAATGTGAAGATTAACCTGGTAAAAAATATCGCCACCTGCGCGCTGACGCCAAAAGATGAAGAAGATGCCCGCAGGCTGTCCGGATTGTTTACTGCAATGGCTCCGGCAGTATTCACTACAGATGCCACGGCTTATTTACTGATCAGTGGCTATGATGCTGACAACGTTTCGGTGAACACCACTTTGATTCGTACTGATATCCAGTTCTACCACAACAATTACGATGCTGTTACCGACAAAGCGCCAGTCCTCACCTGGACCCTGAAATAACCATTCATACCGGTTGTCGTGACGACGGCCGGTATCTCTTTTGCCGTAACTGACGGAACCCAAACCGATGAAAAAATTACGTATACTTTCCGCTGCCGCTATAGTGTTTGCTCTGGCTGGCTGTAACAGCGAGCCTTCAGAAACCGATATCACTCAGGCAGTGCAGAAAAATATCGATGATGCCAATGCCCGGGTGCAGAAAATGGCTGGCAGTGCCATTCAGACCGATGGTTTCATGACCAAACTGCATTCATTGCGCAAAATTTCCTGCGATCAGGCAGGCAAAGGCGCCCAGTACAACTGTAAAGTGGAAGTCGATATTACTGCACCGTTTGTCGGTGAGCGTAAATCGGTCACCCAGATTAGTCTGGTGAAAGATAACGGCAGCTGGGACGTCGTACAGTAATACTGCGGGCCTGGCGGCATGCCGCCGCCGGGCACCGGCTCTGTTTCCCGCAGTCCCCTTATCCCGCGCATTACCCTCACTGTTTATCGCCATCATACTGCCATCCCGGTGACACAAAAATGTCATGGTTATGTCGCAGACTGTGACTATGACACACTTTGTAAAACTTAGTCACGGAGAGTCATAGTTATGAGGCGCAACACGTTATTTGTTCTGTCGCTGCTGGCGGCATCAGTCTCTGTCAGTAGTTATGCCGATGTCGCGGCTTACAGTCGTGCAGCGCAGGGTGATCTTACCCAGCCGGGCGGAGCACGCCGCCTTACCGGGGATCAAACCGAGGCTATCAGAGCCTCGCTGAGCAACCAGCGGGCGAAAAATGTGATCCTGCTGATTGGCGACGGCATGGGCGATTCAGAAATTACCGCTGCCCGTAATTATGCAGAAGGTGCGGGTGGTTTCTTTAAAGGGATTGATGCACTCCCCCTCACTGGCCAGTACACCCACTATTCGCTGGATAAAAAAACTCATAAACCGGACTATGTCACTGATTCGGCAGCCTCGGCGACGGCCTGGGCGACCGGTGTAAAATCCTATAATGGCGCGATTGGCGTTGATGTTAACGGCCATGCGCAGCCGACAATCCTCGAACTGGCAAAAGCCGCCGGTAAGGCCACCGGTAATGTCTCCACCGCAGAATTGCAGGATGCTACGCCGGCAGCGCTGATTGCGCATGTTACCTCGCGCAAGTGTTATGGCCCAGAGAAAACCACCAGTGTTTGCCCGGACAATGCGCTGGAAAAGGGCGGTAAAGGATCGATCACCGAACAACTACTGAATACCCGGGCAGATGTGACTCTGGGCGGTGGAGCAAAAAGTTTTAGCGAGACCGCCAAAGCCGGTGAATGGCAGGGCAAAACCCTGCAACAGCAAGCAACAGAACGCGGCTACCAGTGGGTGACCGATGCGGCAGGTCTGGCGGCGGTGACTACTGCCAGCAATGATAAGCCGGTACTGGGCCTGTTTGCCGAAGGAAACATGCCGGTTCGCTGGCTGGGGCCGAAAGCAACTTATCATGGTAACCTGGAGCAGCAGGCGGTGACCTGTGAAGTGAATAAGCAACGAAATTCATCCATCCCGACACTGGCTCAAATGACAGACAAAGCCATTCAGCTGCTGGAAAACCACCCACAGGGCTTCTTCCTGCAGGTAGAGGGTGCCTCAATCGACAAACAGGACCATGAAGCGAATCCGTGCGGCCAGATAGGTGAAACCGTCGATCTGGATGAAGCGGTACAGAAAGCACTGGAGTTTGCCCGCAAAGATGGCAACACGCTGGTGATTGTCACTGCCGATCATGCGCATTCCAGCCAGATTATTGCTAATGACAGCAAAGCCCCCGGTCTGACTCAGAAACTCCATACCAAAGATGACAGCGATATGACCATCAGTTATGGCAATTCTGAACTGGACTCACAGGGACACACCGGAACCCAGTTGCGTATCGCCGCTTATGGCCCGTATGCAGCGAATGTGGTGGGACTGACCGACCAGACCGACCTGTTCTATACCCTGCGTTCAGCTATGGGCATTGATTAATTGCTGTCGATGGTCTGCCTTTGCCGCCGCAGCCGCAGCCGCAGGCAGAGGCAGAATGAGACGTTCCGCTGACCGGTTCCGGTCAGCGTTATTGTTTGCCGTTATTCCTGCCACACCGCGTCACGGACATTAATTGCCCGTGGCAGCAGCCCCAAAGCATAGAAGCGGTCGGCAATCGCCTGTTGATCACGGATGATGGTCAGATCCATTTTTTGCGTCAGATGACTGCGCCTGGCCAGTGCATGGCTCATTGACTCTGCAGATAACCCCAGTTCAGCAGATAACAGCGCTGCCGCATCCTCACGGTGGGTATTAATGTAGCGTCCGGTCCGGGCTAATGCCTCCATTAGCTGGTGCAGCAGATCGGGGGAATGTGCCGCAAATTCACGGTGTGCCAGATAAAACTGGTGATTCTTAACCCGTCCCCGGCCATCGGCAAGCATCCGTAACTGCCCGTCAAGCCCGGCAGCGCTTAACAGCGGATCCCACATCATCCAGGCATCGACGGCCAGATAATCACTCGGAGTCAGGGGATATTTGGGGGGAGAGTAGACGACTCTGACATCATCCAGAGTCAGGCCTGCTTCATCAAGAATCTGTACCAGCAGATAATGAACGTTAGAACCTTTATTGACCGCTATCCGTTTACCCCGCAAACCGGCGATGGTGCTGACCGGGCTGTCAGCGGGCACCATCAGAGCCACTCCTTCAGGGGCTGCCGGTTCCCAGGCCACATACAACACCCGGTTTTCTCCCGCCTGGGCAAACAACGGCGGTACTTCGCCGGTGGTACCGAAGTCTATTTCACCGTGGCTGAGTGCATGTAGCAGCTGCGGGCCGGCAGGGAATTCGCTCCACAAAACGCTGACGCCGCTGCCGGCCAGTTGCTGTTCCAGCGACTGACGGGCCTTAAGTATCCCGAGATTTCCAAACTTCTGATAACCAATCCGCAGCTCCCGTTCATGTTGCAGACGATGGGGTGTCGCAGGTTGCCGCTGAACCGTCAGGCTGCGTCTGGGCTTAATCAGCCCGAGATGGGCGAGGTGGGTACGTAAAGTATTGCGGCTGATACCTAACAGCTGGGCCGTTTGTAGCTGATTACTGCCGCTGAATTCATAAGCATTACGCACCAACGTATCCAGCACCCGCTGATAGAGCCGTGTGCCACCGCCGGTCAGTTGCTGACGCATAAAGTCATCCAGCGCAGCCTCTCCCGGTGGCAGAGGCTGCGGTTCTGCCGCTGTAAGGCGTAACTGTTGCGGATTAATCACCGGCTCTTTGCTGAGTAACACCGCGTTATGCAGTGTATTTTCCAGTTCACGGATATTGCCGGGCCACGGATAATTGATCAGCGCTGCCATCGTTTCGTCGGTCAGTTGCAACTGCGGACGGCCAAGACGGCGCGCATACAGCCTCAGAAAATGCTCCGCCAGTAGCGGGATATCCTCACGCCGCTGACGCAACGGCGGTAACGTAACCGCGGCAACATTCAGACGGTAATAGAGGTCCTCACGGAACCGCCGCTCGCGAATCGCCTGTGCCAGATCGACATGCGTCGCGGCAATCACCCGCACATTGACCCGCACCGGTTTGCGGGAACCAATACGGGTTACCTCTCGTTCCTGCAACACCCGCAGCAGTTTCACCTGCAACGGCAGGCTCAGTTCACCAATCTCGTCCAGCAACAGTGTTCCGCCTTCTGCGGCTTCAAACCAGCCAGCGTGACGTTCGCCAGCCCCGGTGAATGCTCCTTTCTCATGACCAAACAGTTCCGACTCAGCCAGGCTTTCGGTGAGTGCGCCACAGTTAACCGCCAGAAATGGTTGCTGTCGGCGTGGGCTGTTGTGATGCAGATAACGCGCCACAACTTCTTTACCGGTTCCGGTTTCGCCAATGATCAGCACTGTGGCATCGGTCGGTGCCAGCCGGTCAAGCACACTCTGAAAGGCTATCGATGCCGGATCGATCAGTGCAGGGCCCTGAGTTGTCATCTGAGTAATTCCGCAGAAGGCTAAAAGGTCACCATACCGTTTCCCGGTGCTGGCGGCGAGATGGCAAAACGGCACTTTGCTGCATTTGCAGCAGGATGGTGATGAACAATGCTGCAAATGCAGCAATTCGCCGTAAAGCGTAGATTTTTAATTTGTTGATTTATAAGAAAATGATTGTCGTTAATTGTGGCATGTTTCCTGCTTCGCTTTTTATAACCAAAGCATTGACTTTCTATCTGATATTTTTAGATATAGTTATATAGGAAATGGATAATGAGCGATTCAGCACAGGAAAATATCAACGTATTCTGGTTTCTGCCGACCCATGGTGATGGCCGTTACCTTGGCACCACCGAGGGTGGTCGTCCGGTGGATCTTCCTTATCTGCAACAGGTTGCGCTGGCGGCGGATAATCTGGGTTACTACGGGGTACTGATTCCGACCGGCAAAAGTTGTGAGGATTCCTGGCTGGTGGCGGCAGCTCTGGCACCACTCACCAAAAAACTGCGTTATCTGGTGGCCGTTCGCCCGGGATTACAGCCGCCATCACTGGCCGCCCGTATGGCAGCGACGCTGGACCGGCTGTCAGAAGGCCGTTTGCTGATCAATGTGGTGACCGGCGGTGATCCGGTGGAAAACAAAGGTGACGGTATTTTCCTGAGCCACGCGGAACGTTATAAAGTGACCAAAGAGTTTCTTGAGGTCTATTCGCGGTTGCTGAAGCGTGAAAAAGTCGATTTTCACGGTGAGTATATTCGTGTTGAAGGTGCTGAAGTCCTGTTTCCGCCGGTGCAACCGGAAGGTCCGCCACTGTTCTTCGGTGGTTCTTCTGAGGATGCTATCGACGTGGCGGCCAGCCAGATTGATACTTATCTGACCTGGGGAGAACCGGTGGATCAGGTGGCCGAAAAGCTGGCAGTAGTCCGTCAGCGCGCGGCAGAGCAGGGGCGCACTCTGGAATTTGGTATTCGTCTGCATGTCATTGTGCGGGAAACTGAAGAGCAGGCGTGGGCAGCCGCTGATCAGCTGATTGCCCATCTGGATGACGATACGATTGCCGCCGCTCAGAAAATCTTCTCCCGTATGGATTCAGCAGGCCAGGCGCGGATGAGTGCCCTGCACCGTGGTTCCCGTGAGTCACTGCGCATTGGCCCGAATCTGTGGGCCGGGGTCGGGCTGGTACGTGGCGGAGCTGGCACCGCACTGGTAGGAAACCCGCAGCAGGTGGCTGAACGTATTCGTGAGTATCAGGCGTTGGGGATCACTAATTTTATTTTCTCCGGTTATCCGCATCTTGAGGAAGCCTATCGTTTTGCGGAACTGGTGATGCCATTATTGCCACTGGCGGCCAATACTGCCCGGCAGCAGCAAACGGTGAATACGGGGCCCTTCGGTGAGACCATTGGTGGTGATTTGCGTCCGGGTAAACCGGCCACTGCCACGGTGAAGGAGGCGTAATGCGTTATCACAGTGATTCACAGACCATTCCGGCCTCTTCCCGGGAAGAGAATGTTCCCGGCGGGCTGGAGAACAGTGAACTGGCAAGGACGTCAATGGCCAGACAGCCGGTTGAATTTCCACCGCGGACGTTGTCAGAACCTGTGGGGATCAGCGGTTTGCTGGCCTATATTCGTTTATCGGCGGCCTGTGCCGCGTTTGACAGAGACTGACTATGGCTGAGCGGCATATTGTTATTGTGGGCGGTGGTTTTAGCGGCACAGCCTTAGCGATTCATCTGGCCCGTTACGGCAATGCCGGGCTGGATGTAACGCTGATTGAACCCCGTCCGGAGCCCGGACGTGGGGTTGCTTACGGCAGTGTCGATCCGTCTCACCGTATTAATGTGCCTGCGGCGCGCATGTACCTGAGTGCAGCCGAAGAAGGGGAGTTTGATCGCTGGTTCCGGGCTTCACCGGCTTTTCACGACGATCCGCAGGCGCTGTGGCATGACGGCAGCGTCTATCCACAACGCTCACAGTTTGGTGCCTGGGTCGGAGAGCAATTTCGCAAGGCAAGTGACGTCTCGCCGGTCAGAGTCAGATTCGTGCAATCTAAAGCGGTTGCGTTGCAACAGGGTGAGATTATTACGGCTGACGGGCAGCATTTCCCCGTCGATGACCTGGTGCTGGCAATCAGTCATCCGCCCCCGGCTCTGCCTTCACTACTCAAACCTTTTCGCCATTCGCCGGCACTGATTGCCGATCCCTGGCAGGCCAACGCACTGGCTGAGGTAAAACCCGATGATCGTGTCGCGATTATCGGCAGCGGTCTGACCATGTCTGACGTGGTTGCATCACTGCACCGACAGGGGCACCGCGGTAGCATCGTGGCATTTTCGCGGCGTGGTTTGCTGCCGCGTCCGAACCTTAGCGGCAGTTTTCCAACCCTGACACTGGATTATGCCCTTCCTCAACCGGCGACCGCCCGTGGCTGGCTGAGGCGTATCCGCCAGGAAGTTGCGGCTGCGGCACAACAGCAACTTCCGTGGCAACTGATCCTTGATGATATCCGCAGGAATGGCCAAAAAATCTGGCAGCAACTACCGCTCGCAGAACAACAGCGTTTTCTGCGCTATCTGCGCCCCTGGTGGGATGTTCATCGTTACCGGATTGCCCCGCAGATTAATGCGGTACTGGAGCAATGGCAGTCCAGCGGACAGTTGCAGGTTATCGCCGCACATTTAGCGGCAGTTACTGCGGATGAACAAACCCTGACCCTGACATTGCGTCCACGCGGAGCCGCCGAACAGCGCCTGACCGTAGATAAACTGATTGTGACCACCGGTCCTGCTCACGGCTCTCTGCTCAGTAGTGATGCGCTGCTCAGCCAGTTAACCCGCGATGGACTGATCTGTGCCGACCCACTCGGGCTGGGCATTCAGGTCAGTCAGCAATCGCAGGCTATCAACGCCCGGGGAGAAACCTCTGCCCGGCTGTATGTGGCTGGTCCTGCCGCCC
This region includes:
- the phoA gene encoding alkaline phosphatase, whose protein sequence is MRRNTLFVLSLLAASVSVSSYADVAAYSRAAQGDLTQPGGARRLTGDQTEAIRASLSNQRAKNVILLIGDGMGDSEITAARNYAEGAGGFFKGIDALPLTGQYTHYSLDKKTHKPDYVTDSAASATAWATGVKSYNGAIGVDVNGHAQPTILELAKAAGKATGNVSTAELQDATPAALIAHVTSRKCYGPEKTTSVCPDNALEKGGKGSITEQLLNTRADVTLGGGAKSFSETAKAGEWQGKTLQQQATERGYQWVTDAAGLAAVTTASNDKPVLGLFAEGNMPVRWLGPKATYHGNLEQQAVTCEVNKQRNSSIPTLAQMTDKAIQLLENHPQGFFLQVEGASIDKQDHEANPCGQIGETVDLDEAVQKALEFARKDGNTLVIVTADHAHSSQIIANDSKAPGLTQKLHTKDDSDMTISYGNSELDSQGHTGTQLRIAAYGPYAANVVGLTDQTDLFYTLRSAMGID
- a CDS encoding FAD/NAD(P)-binding protein; amino-acid sequence: MAERHIVIVGGGFSGTALAIHLARYGNAGLDVTLIEPRPEPGRGVAYGSVDPSHRINVPAARMYLSAAEEGEFDRWFRASPAFHDDPQALWHDGSVYPQRSQFGAWVGEQFRKASDVSPVRVRFVQSKAVALQQGEIITADGQHFPVDDLVLAISHPPPALPSLLKPFRHSPALIADPWQANALAEVKPDDRVAIIGSGLTMSDVVASLHRQGHRGSIVAFSRRGLLPRPNLSGSFPTLTLDYALPQPATARGWLRRIRQEVAAAAQQQLPWQLILDDIRRNGQKIWQQLPLAEQQRFLRYLRPWWDVHRYRIAPQINAVLEQWQSSGQLQVIAAHLAAVTADEQTLTLTLRPRGAAEQRLTVDKLIVTTGPAHGSLLSSDALLSQLTRDGLICADPLGLGIQVSQQSQAINARGETSARLYVAGPAARARFGELMGLPQVADHAEALARELLKLQNPPGEGRCRKLPPAG
- a CDS encoding sigma-54-dependent Fis family transcriptional regulator; its protein translation is MTTQGPALIDPASIAFQSVLDRLAPTDATVLIIGETGTGKEVVARYLHHNSPRRQQPFLAVNCGALTESLAESELFGHEKGAFTGAGERHAGWFEAAEGGTLLLDEIGELSLPLQVKLLRVLQEREVTRIGSRKPVRVNVRVIAATHVDLAQAIRERRFREDLYYRLNVAAVTLPPLRQRREDIPLLAEHFLRLYARRLGRPQLQLTDETMAALINYPWPGNIRELENTLHNAVLLSKEPVINPQQLRLTAAEPQPLPPGEAALDDFMRQQLTGGGTRLYQRVLDTLVRNAYEFSGSNQLQTAQLLGISRNTLRTHLAHLGLIKPRRSLTVQRQPATPHRLQHERELRIGYQKFGNLGILKARQSLEQQLAGSGVSVLWSEFPAGPQLLHALSHGEIDFGTTGEVPPLFAQAGENRVLYVAWEPAAPEGVALMVPADSPVSTIAGLRGKRIAVNKGSNVHYLLVQILDEAGLTLDDVRVVYSPPKYPLTPSDYLAVDAWMMWDPLLSAAGLDGQLRMLADGRGRVKNHQFYLAHREFAAHSPDLLHQLMEALARTGRYINTHREDAAALLSAELGLSAESMSHALARRSHLTQKMDLTIIRDQQAIADRFYALGLLPRAINVRDAVWQE
- the ssuD gene encoding FMNH2-dependent alkanesulfonate monooxygenase, with product MSDSAQENINVFWFLPTHGDGRYLGTTEGGRPVDLPYLQQVALAADNLGYYGVLIPTGKSCEDSWLVAAALAPLTKKLRYLVAVRPGLQPPSLAARMAATLDRLSEGRLLINVVTGGDPVENKGDGIFLSHAERYKVTKEFLEVYSRLLKREKVDFHGEYIRVEGAEVLFPPVQPEGPPLFFGGSSEDAIDVAASQIDTYLTWGEPVDQVAEKLAVVRQRAAEQGRTLEFGIRLHVIVRETEEQAWAAADQLIAHLDDDTIAAAQKIFSRMDSAGQARMSALHRGSRESLRIGPNLWAGVGLVRGGAGTALVGNPQQVAERIREYQALGITNFIFSGYPHLEEAYRFAELVMPLLPLAANTARQQQTVNTGPFGETIGGDLRPGKPATATVKEA